AATATAAgacaagttttattttattagatTCAGGCAAGTCTTTTTTGAGAATGGACATCGAAAGTACAGCTACCAAACAGAGTGCAAGGGAACGACTTGGACTTGACCGGCCCAGCAATACAAAAATCACCATCGCTTCAAAAAATCTGTCGCCAAAAAATCCCATACGAACAATAATCTCTGCCAAGGTTTACAAAGCTTTTCAGGAGACAGTTTTCCTATGAAAAGTTCTATATATTTCCAATTGAAATAGGATGGGAGCCAGAAACGACTCGTCAAGCCCCCTCAAGAAGCCGCATCGTCAGTCCGACAAAAGCCAAGCGGAATAAAACAGCGTTTAGGATCTGTTGCAGTCGTCAACAGCAGCCCGTCAACGACATCAAGCGTCTTCAATCGGTTAGGCGTTAATaagaaataacatttattgtgattttacctttcttcttttcataaacaattaaaatcattGATAATACACTTACCATCTTTACACCTGAAAAAGCAGAAGATATGTCATGACCCAGGATTACAAAGATAATTTTGTTGccaattaaagaaaatcaaagtCTTTAAAAAGAGACCACGACGACAATCACTAACTAAAAACATCCCTTTGTACAATAATTGGAACCATAACTTACAGTATATCTTTGGGAAGTTTATCTACTACTGTTGAAAAACTCACGACTTTAGAACTTTGTTGTATGTCTTGTAAGCACTCCGGTAGTCGTTCATCACTCAGCACTTCTATGCTTGAGTCTAACTCACTTTCACTCCCGCTCTCGTCAAATGGTAGGCTACCCTCGAGCTCTTGGATGACTTCTGGCGACAAAGAAACGGTGGAAAACTCTGCAGGATTTTTGACCGGATTCTGCACTCGTTCTTCGACAGCCAACTCACTTTCAGTCTCGCTGTTATTAAAAGGTAGGCTACCCCCGAGCTTGTGGATGACTGCTGGCGGCAAAGAAACGGTGGAAGACTCTGCAGTATCTTCGACCGGATTCTGCACCCGTTCTTCGACAGCTTGAACTTGAGAGTGAGATTGTCTAGTTAAAATGGACCGTTCAATACGAAGATGTCGATCTACAGCGTCGCCAATCGCAGATGCATCCATTACGTCTTGGATAGCTCCTGACCGAGGAATGGACACCGGTTGCGATGGACGAATTTTAAACAATGGTAAATGGACTTCATATCGGAAGGTCATCACGAGAAGTAAAAACAATACAACGAGAACACACACGATCACGGGAATTTTTTGGAACACTGTTGCCGAATCTAGAAGTGGACAAAAGACAGATTACATGAATTGTGAGATGGAATTTATGAATGCCAGTATGCGTACTAAGAACTCCGGTAAAAAAGCTTCCCATTTGGTTGCCGATATATCCTAAGGGATGAAGTATTCCGACTACAAGCATGTCCCAGAGAACTGTAAAAGGATTCACTTCAAAACTTGGATCGGTCAGCAATACCCTGTGATATTCTTCACAGGGATCCGGATAACCCCAATATGCCTCGAACCTTAGTTTGAGGCTTTCCAGTGTACCAATTTGTTCAGGATCACAAGAAGCAGGAATATCCTTGTTCTTCGACTTATCTGAGTATCGTTTTGATGAAGCCATCTATCGAGAAAGAATATTTATTCGATTAGAAAACTGAACTGCTATCTGAATTCAAATATGACACCTGATGCATGTA
The nucleotide sequence above comes from Daphnia carinata strain CSIRO-1 chromosome 3, CSIRO_AGI_Dcar_HiC_V3, whole genome shotgun sequence. Encoded proteins:
- the LOC130698469 gene encoding chloride channel CLIC-like protein 1; this translates as MEAVRLVLVFSSLFLLTMCSEKEELYLAPDFTSIDRSNYVDPHDMLNYNRKEIQEEKALLKTSRDENIPQSPTHGQTDESRNIIEEVGAPNQVEFSEKSMIQSMPAFLNDKPVNCSSQPKNTALDIPFLGRFVKILTTVLQLKEKHIKDGDVLYIPLLAVVNARTQFVLNEITKEGEEIQLKHLADLDEILTNLLLPSKELECESNPSFVEMIFHNRLLQPKDCMVMMFVASLWFVFWLTIKGYSYSDILSRSFLPFFMICWFWNWNYMHQMASSKRYSDKSKNKDIPASCDPEQIGTLESLKLRFEAYWGYPDPCEEYHRVLLTDPSFEVNPFTVLWDMLVVGILHPLGYIGNQMGSFFTGVLNSATVFQKIPVIVCVLVVLFLLLVMTFRYEVHLPLFKIRPSQPVSIPRSGAIQDVMDASAIGDAVDRHLRIERSILTRQSHSQVQAVEERVQNPVEDTAESSTVSLPPAVIHKLGGSLPFNNSETESELAVEERVQNPVKNPAEFSTVSLSPEVIQELEGSLPFDESGSESELDSSIEVLSDERLPECLQDIQQSSKVVSFSTVVDKLPKDIL